GCAGGCCCTCGTCCAAGGCGGCCAGGGGGCCCAGCGGGATGTTGACCGACTCCTGGGTGGAGCGGATGCCCAGGATAGGCTTCTTGATGTCCTCGCCGAAGATGTTCTTCTGCCCCACCATGTCGGGAGTGATGGAAAGGTCGATGGTTTCGCCGTCGCGGCGAAGCGTGAGCGCCAACGGCTTGCCCTGGCTGGCCTCCACGCGGGACTGGAGCTCGCGGAAATAGGAGATGGCCTGGCCGTCCACGGACAGCACCCTGTCGCCGGAGTGAAGCCCCGCGCGCTCGGCGGCGCTGTTTTCCGTCACCTGCCCCACGGCGGCCGGGGTCTCGAAGCGCCCGTAAGCGTAATACATGGACGCGTAGAGCGCCCAGGCCAGCACCAGGTTGAAGATGGGGCCCGCGGCCACGACCAGCATGCGCTGCCAGGCGGGACGGCGCACGAACCAAGTGTGCGGGGGGAATCCCACCGTGGTCTCGTCGTCCTCGGAATCCTGGGCCACCAGTTGCACGTAGCCGCCCAGGGGCACGGCGGACACGCGGTATTCGGTGTCCCCGGAGGTGAAGCTCAAAAGCTTGGGGCCGAACCCCAGGGAGAAGGTGCGCACGCCCATGCCCAAGAGCCGGGCCAGCAGGAAATGCCCCAGTTCGTGAATGAAGATGAGCACGCCGATGACGACAACGAAGGAGAGGGCCTTGCCCAGAAAGTCGATCATGTGGTTCCTGTGAGGTATGCGGCCACGGCACTGCGGGTGGCCTGGTCAACCTCCATTATGGTCATGAAATCCGGGTCGTCCAGTCCCTGCTGCCTGTCCAGGGCCCAGGAGACGGCGCGGGCGATGTCCGTGAAGCCGATTCGGTCCTTGAGGAAATATTCCACGGCCACCTCGTTGGCGGCGTTCAGGGCCACGCAGTGGCCCGGGCTCTCGGCCACGGCCTGCCTGGCCAGGTTGAGGCAGGGGAAGTCGTCCGCGCGCGGCTCACGGAAGGTGAGCGTGCCCAGGGCCGCCAGGTCCAGGGGAGCGATCTTGAGCGGCAGGCGGCTGGGGTAGCACAGGCAGTAGGCGATGGCGATGCGCATGTCGGGCTGGCCCATCTGGGCCAGGAGCGAGCCGTCGCGGTAGGCCGCCAGCGAGTGCACGATGGACTGGGGATGCACCAGCACCTTCACCCGCTCCTGGGGCAGGCCGTAGAGCCAGCAGGCCTCGATGACCTCCAGCCCCTTGTTCATGAGCGTGGCCGAGTCGATGCTGATTTTCGCGCCCATGGACCAGTTGGGATGCTTCAACGCCTGGGCGGCGGTGGCGGAGGCCAGGTCGGCTGCCGGCCATTCGCGGAATGGGCCGCCCGAGGCGGTGAGGATCAGGTGGTCCACGTCGTCGCCGGAGTGCCCGGCCAGCGATTGGAACAGGGCGTTGTGCTCGGAGTCCACGGGCAGGACCACCGCCCCGGACTCCCGGCAGGCCCGGCGGATCAGGTGCCCGGCCAGGACCAGGGATTCCTTGTTGGCCAGGGCGATCACCTTGCCGGACTGCGCCGCCGCCAATGTGGGCGGCAGGCCCGCCGCGCCCACGATGGCCGAGAGCACCACCTGCGCCTCGGGCAGGGCCGCCAGGGTGACGTAGGCCCCGGGGCCGTGCAGGATCTCCGGGCTGTATCCGGCCGGGAGCATCCCCTTGAGCTCTTTGGCCCCGCCTTCGTCCAGCACCGCGAGATAGCGCGGGCGGAAGCGCGCGGCCTGCTCGGCCAGGCGCGTGACGTTGCGCGCCCCGGCCAGGGCGGTGATCTCGAACTGGCCGGGATGGTCGGCGGCCACGGCCAGGGCGGACTCGCCGATGGAGCCGGTGGCCCCCAGCACGCACAGGCGGCGGGGGAAGGAGGGGAGGTCCTGGGCCTTGGGCAGGGGGGATATGTAGTCGATCATAGGTACTGCGTCAGGTTGCGGGCCAGGGCGAATACGAGGATGGCCGGGATGAGTCCGTCGGCGCGGTCCAGGATGCCGCCGTGCCCGGGCAGCAGGTTGCCGGAGTCCTTGATGCCGGCCGCGCGCTTGAGCGAGGATTCCATGAAGTCTCCCATCTGGGAGGCAGCGGACATGGCCGCGCCCAAAAGCGCGAAGGCGGGCCAGGGGGTCTTGCCCCACAGGGCGGCCGCCACCAGGCACACGGCCACGGTGGTCGCGAGGCCGCCGATGCTGCCCGCCCAGGTCTTCTTGGGGGAGACCGAGGGCCAGATCTTCGGGCCGCCGATCAGGTGCCCGGCGTAGTAGGCCCCGGTGTCCGTGGCCATGACCGCGGCCAGCACCAGGGCGGTCTCGCCCGGGCCGAAGGCGGTCAGGAACTGCAGGCTCCCGGGGATGTACAGGAGCGTGGCCGCCGTGAGCCAGCGCGGCGGGCCGTCCCGACCGGCCTGCTTATGGAACAGGCGCGAGAACTCCTCCAGCCAGAAGGCGGCCAGGGGCACGGACAGGGCTGCCGCCGGGCCCACGCGCCAGCCCAGCCACACCGTGAGCGCGCCAAGCGCCAGGGCCGCGCCGCGCACGCACATCCCCGCGCCGGGGAAGAGGCCCAGGAATTCCCAGGCACCGGCAAGGGACGCTGCCAGCACCAGCACGAACAGAGGCCATCCCCCGGACCAGACGCACAGCGCCAGGACCGGTAGGCCCACGGCCGCCGTGAGCAGTCGGGAACGGTGCGAACTTGCGGCCATCAAGCGCCCGGGCCGTAGACTTTTTCGGGATCGAAGACCTTGGGCGAGCATTCGCGGGCTTCGCCGTCCGGTCCGAGCTCGGAGAAGAAGCAGGAGCGGTAGCCCGTGTGGCAGGCGGCTCCGCCGATCTGTTCGATGAGCACCACTATGGCGTCGCGGTCGCAGTCCAGGCGGATGGACTTGACCTTCTGCACGTGGCCGGAGGTGCCGCCCTTGTGCCAGAGCTTGCCCCGGCTGCGGCTCCAGTAGTGGACCTCGCCGGTCTCAAGGGTTTTCTCCCAGGCCAGGTCGTTCATGTAGGCCAGCATGAGCACTTCGCCGGAGGCGGCGTCCTGGGCGATGGCCGGAATCAGGCCGCCGCCTTTTTCGAAATCGGGTTTAAGCATGTCTCGTCCTTTTGAGTTGCGCTGGGGCACCCTAATTGCCGCCCACGGGCAGGGTCAAGACCGGGGCGTTCTTGGGAGGGTCGGCCGATTGCAGGGCGAAGATGTTGAGCATGAGCTGGAACACCTCCTTGGAGCGGCTGTCCTCGTTTCGGATGAAGTACCACCAGCCGCCGTGGTTCACGGCCACGTAGGCGTCGGCCGGGTGGGTGCGCGAGGAGCGGATGTCCATGATGTCGGAGAACTGGGAGCGCAGGTCGAAGGCCGCCTTTTTCGCGACGAGCTCCTTGGGCGTCTCGATGCCTTGGGACAAAATGTCCATGGCCCGCAGGCAGTTGCGCAGGCTGAAGGGCACCACGGTGATGCCGTTGTCCTCGCCCGCCACCGTGGCCAGCTCGTGCTCCTTGACGTGCACCAGGCGCAGCTTGGCCACGTGGTTGCCGTGGGCCGTGACCGTGGTCTTGATCTCCATGCCGATGAGCTCTTCGATCTTTTTGCGCAGGACGTCGTCCTTGAAGCGCATGGTCATGAGGGTGATGTTGGGCTTGTCCTTGCCGGGCGAGACGGTGACGATGTCGAGCTCGCCCCTGTCGTCCATGCGTCCCATGATGTCGGAGAGCTCCAGGATCTTGCGGTGGGTGTCGGCGTCGAAGTATCCCGCGCGGCCGTCGACGAAGAAGTCCTGCCGGCCCATGCGCGTGACCAGGATTCGGACGAGGTATTCGATGTCCCATCCGGCGCGGTAGAGCACCACGAAGCGCTCAAGGTCGATCTCGGCCAGGAACTGCTGGGCGTAGGTCTGGCCCTGGAAGGGGGTGTAGGTCACGGTGGGGGAGTCGGAGTACTGGGCCGAGATGCTCGGCGCGTAGGAATAGTACACGCCCTTCAGGAAGTCGCGCTGATCCGGGAAGGTGCCGGTGGCGGTGCCCGTGACGTTATAGTTGAAGGTGGAGGCGATGGAGCCCACCTGCAGGAAAAGCGGCTGCTCGAAGTATTTCATGCGCACGAGGTTCAGGAGCATCTCCTCGTTGGAGGAGCGCTGCACGGCCAGGTTGTAGTCCATGCGCGTGGCCGGGAGCTTGGCCGGGCCCAGGGAGCAGCCGGAGCATGCAATAAGGGCGAGCAGGCAGGTCAGGAGGGCGAGGCGGTGCGTCATGGTGAGTCCTTGGCGTATATTCAGGACCCCATAGCCTTGTTGCCCCGGCCGGGCAAGGGAAGGCAGGCGTTGCCGGGAGCGCTGAAAACGGGCAGGAGAGCGGGAACTTTCTTCGTCCGAGCGTCTTTTCATCCGTGCAATTCCTATGAAGGAGGCCGTCGTGCGCGCGATTCTCGTCCTGCTGCTCCTTGTGGCGTCCGTTCTCCCCGTGTCGGCGGCCGGGCCGGCCGAGCCGGTGGTCATCGGCGTGGTGTACAACCTCACGGGGGCCATGGCCTCCCTGGACGCACCGGGCTATGAAGGCATGAAGCTCGCCGTTGCGCGCATCAACAAGCGCGGCGGAGTGCTCGGGCGCCCCGTGGTCCTCGAGGTGCGCGACGCGGGCTCCGACGTGGAGCGCTGCCGCGATGCGGCCGGGGAGCTGGCCGGACTCAAGGTGGCGGCAGTGGCGGGGCTGAACGACTCGGACTACGCTCTCGTGGCCGGTGAGGCCGTGACGAAAAAGCGCGTACCCTTCCTCGCGGCCGGGGCCACGCTGCCCACCCTGCCGAGGATGCTCGGCCCCTATTACTTCATGACCTGCTTCGGGGACGACGCGCAGGGCAAGGCCCTGGCCAAGTTCGCCCTACGGCGCCAGGGCGTGGATTCCATGCTCGTGCTGACGGACCGCGACCTGACGTTCACCACGGCGCTCTCGGGCTATTTCATCAAGGGGTTCACCACGCGCGGCGGCGCGGTGGCCGCCCGCCTGGGCTTTTCCTCCGGCCAAGCCCCGCCGGGCCTGGCCGAGGCCGCGCGGAGCTGCGCTGCGGCCGGAACGTGCAAGGGGGTTTTCGTGTCCGGATCCCCCGAGGACGCGCAGCCCCTGGTGAAGGCGGTCCGCGCGGCGGGTTTCGCCGGGCCGGTCTTTTCCGGCGACGGGTTTGACACTCCGTTGCTTTCGGGGGTCGCGGACCAGGCCGGGCCGGGGATTTTCTTTTCCACGCATGTGTCGTACGACAGCCCGCGCCGGCAGGTCAGGGAGTTCGTCGAGGCCTGGACGGCCGCGTACGGCTCAGCGCCGGCAAGCGGATTCGCGGCCCTGGGCTACGACACCGTGGGGCTGATAGCGGACGCGGTGCGCCGGGCGAAGACCAGCGATCCCCAGGCGGTGCGCCGGGCGTTGGCCGCCACTCGGGCCTACCCCGGGGTCACCGGCGACATCGGCTACCCCGAGGCCTTGTGCCCGCCGCTCAAACCGGTGGCGGTCATGCGTTTCCAGGGCGGCAAGCGGGCGTTCGAGGCCGAGGTTTTGCCCTAGATATGGCCCCTCCCGGGGTTGTTCCGTTTTTTCACAAGCGGAACGACGATACGGGCAACCCCGGCTGCTGCTGGATCGTCGGGCTGGAAAATTCAGAAAAATCCTGCCCTAAGGCCATTGGCGCGTTGACGGAAAGCGCGCCCCTGTGCTAGGCCATCCGCACTTGTGAAGCAAAGCACGAATGCCGCGGTGTCCGGCCGTTTTCCGGAAAGGGCGCCGGGGAGGTTTCGTTGATCTTTAAGAATCGGGACAAGGGTACCTGGGACGGCATCGAGAAGGCCGCCCTGATGGGTACCAACTTCGTGGCCCACACCGTGGTCGGACTGGTGCTCGGATACTACTGCGACAAGTGGTTCGGCACCGCTCCCTGGGGGCTGCTCTTCTGGCTGATCCTGGGCATCGTGGCGGGATTCCGCACCATGTACCTGGACGCCATGAAGGTGAGCAAAACCCAGACCCTGCCCAAGGCGGGCGGGGAGAAGGCCCCCGAGACGGCCAAGGGAGCTTCCCCGGAGACTCCCAAGGCGGCCGCCCCGGACGACGGTCACGACAAGGGGAAAGGGGGCTCGGGCAATGCGTAGTCAGCTCGACCGGCTCCTGGCCCAGTTGGGGTTCCACCACGCCGAAGGACGCGCCCTGCTGCGCGACCAGATCGTGATGGCCCTGGTGACCAGCCTGACGGCGCTCGTGCTCTCGGGTCTGGGGACCTGGGGAGTGGCCTACGCCTGCGGGGCGTTTTTGGTCACGGTGAATTTCTGGTGGATGGTGCGTTTTGCCCAGGGCCTGCTGACCAGCACGGCCGGCGCCGTGGGCGGGGCGTTTTTTCGGTTCTTCGTGCGCCTGGGTATTACCGGCGCAGGTCTGTATGTGATGATTGTGGAGGCCGGGTGGCCCGTGTGGGCGATCCTGGCCGGCATGTCCACGGTGATGGTGACGATTTTGGTGTGGGGGGCCCTGCGAAGGGCCGGGTCTAATAGCGCGAAGGAGGCCTAAGGGTATGGCTGGCGGGTTGGATCATCCGGTTCTGTTTTTGGAGTTGGCGGCCAAAGGTGCGGGGCTTCACATCCCCAACGAAGTCCTTTTCTCGTGGCTGGCTATTGCCGTGCTGCTCACCTTGGGACTCATCACCTCTTCCAGTCTCAAGATGGTCCCCGGGGGCCTTCAGAACTTCTTCGAGTTCGTCATCGGCGGGCTTGAGAACTTCATCATCGAAACCATGGGCGAGGACGGACGCAAGGTCACCCCGATCCTCGTGGCGATCTTCCTCTATATCCTGACCTGCAACTTCATGGGCCTGGTTCCCGGCTTCGACTCTGCCACAAACAGCGTCAACCACAACGCCGCCATGGCCCTGTTCGTTTTCATCTACTACAACTACTGGGGCATCAGGAACTGGGGTCCCGGCTACATCAAGCACTTCATGGGCCCCATGCCCGCTCTGGCTCCGATGATGATCATCCTCGAGTTCATGAGCCATCTGGCCCGGCCCCTGTCGCTGACCCTGCGACTGTTCGGCAACGTGCGCGGTGAAGAACTGGTGCTCATCCTGCTGTTCATGCTGGCGCCCATCTTCGCCACGTTCCCGCTGTACTTCCTGTTCATGCTGGCCGACTTCATCCAGGCCTTCGTGTTCTTCATGCTCACCCTGGTCTACCTGAAGGGAGCCTTCGAGCACGCCCACTAATCTTGGGGGAAATGGTCATCTGACCAAACAACATAACTTATTGAGGAGATTATCCATGCGTAAGACTCTGCTCATCGCCCTGAACACCGTTGCCATGCTCGGCCTTGCTTCCCTCGCCTTCGCCGCTGACGGCGCCGGCTCCGTGGGCCCCATGGCCGCCATCGGCTCCGCCATCGGCATGGGCCTGGCCGCCCTCGGCTGCGGCATCGGTCAGGGCATCGGCGTGAAGGGCGCTTGCGAAGGCATGGCCCGCAACCCCGAGATCGGCGGCAAGCTGACCACCACCCTGATCCTGGGCCTGGCCTTCATCGAATCCCTGGCCATTTACGCCCTGGTCGTCTGCCTGATCCTCATGTTCGTGAAGCCCCTGGGCGC
The DNA window shown above is from Fundidesulfovibrio terrae and carries:
- the rseP gene encoding RIP metalloprotease RseP, with the translated sequence MIDFLGKALSFVVVIGVLIFIHELGHFLLARLLGMGVRTFSLGFGPKLLSFTSGDTEYRVSAVPLGGYVQLVAQDSEDDETTVGFPPHTWFVRRPAWQRMLVVAAGPIFNLVLAWALYASMYYAYGRFETPAAVGQVTENSAAERAGLHSGDRVLSVDGQAISYFRELQSRVEASQGKPLALTLRRDGETIDLSITPDMVGQKNIFGEDIKKPILGIRSTQESVNIPLGPLAALDEGLRQTWEVTTLTWQVFYKLVMGVVPMSSLGGPIMIAELVGKQSEQGISHLATLTAMISVNLAILNLLPIPVLDGGHILFFAIETVFRRPVPERIRGVTTKIGFALLMALMVMATANDILRIITGGPK
- a CDS encoding 1-deoxy-D-xylulose-5-phosphate reductoisomerase; the encoded protein is MIDYISPLPKAQDLPSFPRRLCVLGATGSIGESALAVAADHPGQFEITALAGARNVTRLAEQAARFRPRYLAVLDEGGAKELKGMLPAGYSPEILHGPGAYVTLAALPEAQVVLSAIVGAAGLPPTLAAAQSGKVIALANKESLVLAGHLIRRACRESGAVVLPVDSEHNALFQSLAGHSGDDVDHLILTASGGPFREWPAADLASATAAQALKHPNWSMGAKISIDSATLMNKGLEVIEACWLYGLPQERVKVLVHPQSIVHSLAAYRDGSLLAQMGQPDMRIAIAYCLCYPSRLPLKIAPLDLAALGTLTFREPRADDFPCLNLARQAVAESPGHCVALNAANEVAVEYFLKDRIGFTDIARAVSWALDRQQGLDDPDFMTIMEVDQATRSAVAAYLTGTT
- a CDS encoding phosphatidate cytidylyltransferase, which codes for MAASSHRSRLLTAAVGLPVLALCVWSGGWPLFVLVLAASLAGAWEFLGLFPGAGMCVRGAALALGALTVWLGWRVGPAAALSVPLAAFWLEEFSRLFHKQAGRDGPPRWLTAATLLYIPGSLQFLTAFGPGETALVLAAVMATDTGAYYAGHLIGGPKIWPSVSPKKTWAGSIGGLATTVAVCLVAAALWGKTPWPAFALLGAAMSAASQMGDFMESSLKRAAGIKDSGNLLPGHGGILDRADGLIPAILVFALARNLTQYL
- the hisI gene encoding phosphoribosyl-AMP cyclohydrolase, which gives rise to MLKPDFEKGGGLIPAIAQDAASGEVLMLAYMNDLAWEKTLETGEVHYWSRSRGKLWHKGGTSGHVQKVKSIRLDCDRDAIVVLIEQIGGAACHTGYRSCFFSELGPDGEARECSPKVFDPEKVYGPGA
- a CDS encoding ABC transporter substrate-binding protein, which produces MRAILVLLLLVASVLPVSAAGPAEPVVIGVVYNLTGAMASLDAPGYEGMKLAVARINKRGGVLGRPVVLEVRDAGSDVERCRDAAGELAGLKVAAVAGLNDSDYALVAGEAVTKKRVPFLAAGATLPTLPRMLGPYYFMTCFGDDAQGKALAKFALRRQGVDSMLVLTDRDLTFTTALSGYFIKGFTTRGGAVAARLGFSSGQAPPGLAEAARSCAAAGTCKGVFVSGSPEDAQPLVKAVRAAGFAGPVFSGDGFDTPLLSGVADQAGPGIFFSTHVSYDSPRRQVREFVEAWTAAYGSAPASGFAALGYDTVGLIADAVRRAKTSDPQAVRRALAATRAYPGVTGDIGYPEALCPPLKPVAVMRFQGGKRAFEAEVLP
- a CDS encoding AtpZ/AtpI family protein; this encodes MIFKNRDKGTWDGIEKAALMGTNFVAHTVVGLVLGYYCDKWFGTAPWGLLFWLILGIVAGFRTMYLDAMKVSKTQTLPKAGGEKAPETAKGASPETPKAAAPDDGHDKGKGGSGNA
- a CDS encoding ATP synthase subunit I, coding for MRSQLDRLLAQLGFHHAEGRALLRDQIVMALVTSLTALVLSGLGTWGVAYACGAFLVTVNFWWMVRFAQGLLTSTAGAVGGAFFRFFVRLGITGAGLYVMIVEAGWPVWAILAGMSTVMVTILVWGALRRAGSNSAKEA
- the atpB gene encoding F0F1 ATP synthase subunit A; protein product: MAGGLDHPVLFLELAAKGAGLHIPNEVLFSWLAIAVLLTLGLITSSSLKMVPGGLQNFFEFVIGGLENFIIETMGEDGRKVTPILVAIFLYILTCNFMGLVPGFDSATNSVNHNAAMALFVFIYYNYWGIRNWGPGYIKHFMGPMPALAPMMIILEFMSHLARPLSLTLRLFGNVRGEELVLILLFMLAPIFATFPLYFLFMLADFIQAFVFFMLTLVYLKGAFEHAH
- the atpE gene encoding ATP synthase F0 subunit C, which gives rise to MRKTLLIALNTVAMLGLASLAFAADGAGSVGPMAAIGSAIGMGLAALGCGIGQGIGVKGACEGMARNPEIGGKLTTTLILGLAFIESLAIYALVVCLILMFVKPLGA